The DNA region TTTAACCCTACCCATTTAGTTCTTGAATTAGACCAAACTACTATCGATCGAGCTTGGTCAGACCAAAACTCAAGCAATGCTTCCAGCCGTTGGCAAGGCTACCTTAACCAAGTGGCGTTAAATACTTTTTTACCTTGGTTAAAAACAGAAGAAGATGCAACCGCTAAAGCCGAATTAGATCGAACTACTCAGGCTGCTATTTGGGAAGTAGTGAACGGTACGGCAATCGCAATTCAAGATGCCAAACTAGTTTTAATTCCTACCGAAGCAGCAGACTTGAGTGAATTACGAGTTGCTCAGGAATGGATCGATCTTCGAGAATGGACGGCAGATTACTACTTGGCTGTAGAGGTAAACCTTGACGCTGGTTATCTTCGTGTTTGGGGTTATGCGACTCATCAACAGTTAAAAAACGGTAATTTTAGTCACGGCGATCGCACCTATAGCTTAAGCGAGGATGAATTAATCACTGATATCAATGCGTTGTGGGTTGCTAGAGAACTATGTCCTGATGAAATAACTCAAGCTGTTGTCGAACCAATTGCCGAACTCGCTACTGCTCAAGCAGAAAACTTGATTGAGCGTCTTGGTAGCCAATCTCAACTGTTGCCTAGATTAGCCGTTCCGTTTACTATTTGGGCGGCCTTAATTCAGAATCCAACCTGGTGTCGTCGTTTAGCTGCTACTCGTCGAGGCACACCGACAAAGACTCCTGTATTACAGTGGCTACAGCAGGGTATGGCTAACTTAACGGCAGAATTTGGCTGGAGACAAATTGAAATAACTCCTAGTGTTATCGGTGCAAGGGGCGTAACTACTGTTCCTGAAGCTATTGCTGTACCTGCTTTTGGTTTGGCTAAAAGGCTAAATATCGCTAATCAACCCTATGAATTAAAAATTTTGCCCTTAGAGGAGGTGAGATCGTGGCGGTTTGAATTATGTTGCCTTACTCCTGGCTGTATGATTCCTGCGGGTTTCAAATTAAGACTGCTTACAGAAGATTTACAGGCTTTTGAAGGTAATCAAGATATGGCAACTGAAGCAGTAGAACATCTTTGCATCGAAGTCGATCTAGAGCCAGGAGAAGCTTTAGTCTGGCAAATTGAACCAACCCCAGAGAACTATCAACAGGAAATTTTACAGTTTTAAAGAATCGGATTAGCATGAATTTATCTCCCTTTGGAAGAGGTAATACTTAGTAGTTAGTTGCCTTCAAACTAGAAGTTAAAAGCTAATAATTACTAACTATCACTTCAGGAATTTTGCCTCGCTTATTGGCTTGAGAATTAATTGCTCTGGCTGCATAGACCAGCTCAATTTTGTAATCTTTATAGAGATCGAGAATCAATGGAGTATTGGAGTTAGAAACCATAAATCGAACTCCTAAATCATCAAGGCGATCGCAAAGATCTCGTAGGCTCAACTGCATTTGAGCGTCGAAACCTTGGAGACTGTAGCCTGTAAAGTTAGACGTAGCGTTTAATGGTGCATAAGGAGGATCGAAATAGACAAAATCATCCTCACCAATTTTTGCCTCAACTTCCAGAAATGAGCCAGTAATAATCTCTGTGGATGCAAGTGCTTGGCTACAGGCTCTTAAATTAACCTCATCAACAATTTTAGGATTTTTATACTTTCCTATAGGAGTATTAAATTCACCCTTTGAGTTGACGCGATACAATCCATTAAAACAGGTTTTATTTAAATAGATTAATCGGCTAGCTCTTTGAACGTCAGACCATGATTTGTATTCATCTAACTGGCGATCGACGTTTCTGATTTGATAGTAATAATCTTTTTCGTAAATATGCTGATGAAGATCGGCAATTAGTTCTTCAATCTGATACTTGATTACTTTATAGGTATTAGTTAGTTCTTCATTAATATCAATTAGAGTAGATTGCTCTGGTGAGTAATGGAAAAATAATGCTCCACCACCCACAAATGGTTCAAAATATCTAGAAACGCGATCGGGAATTCGTGATGTTAATTCTGGCAGTAGTTGAGTTTTACCTCCAACCCATTTAACAAAAGGCTTTGTCATTTAGCATTTAACAGTTTTCGATCATTAAATGATAAATGTTCAATGTTCAATGTTCAATGATAAATGTTCAATGTTCAATGTTCAATGTTCAATGTTCAATGTTCAATGTTCAATGTTCAATGTTCAATGTTCAATGTTCAACTCACTCCATAACTCTAGTTGCAACTTTGGTTAACTAATAACTCTCAAAGTTTGCTAAGTTTTCTAAAGATACGTCAAATATTACTGATTAAGCATGACCTTAAGTAAAACTAAGTCGCCCAAGCATCCTCTAGCTAGATTGTTGCAATATAGCGGTAAGTATCGAGTAACTATGTGGCAGGCTACGATCTGTTCTATCCTCAACAAGCTCTTCGATCTTGCGCCTCCAGCAATTATCGGTGCTGCGGTAGATGTTGTGGTCAAAAAAGAAGACTCGGTTGTGGCAAGCTTGG from Coleofasciculaceae cyanobacterium includes:
- a CDS encoding DUF1822 family protein, with protein sequence MSTANSTIFNPTHLVLELDQTTIDRAWSDQNSSNASSRWQGYLNQVALNTFLPWLKTEEDATAKAELDRTTQAAIWEVVNGTAIAIQDAKLVLIPTEAADLSELRVAQEWIDLREWTADYYLAVEVNLDAGYLRVWGYATHQQLKNGNFSHGDRTYSLSEDELITDINALWVARELCPDEITQAVVEPIAELATAQAENLIERLGSQSQLLPRLAVPFTIWAALIQNPTWCRRLAATRRGTPTKTPVLQWLQQGMANLTAEFGWRQIEITPSVIGARGVTTVPEAIAVPAFGLAKRLNIANQPYELKILPLEEVRSWRFELCCLTPGCMIPAGFKLRLLTEDLQAFEGNQDMATEAVEHLCIEVDLEPGEALVWQIEPTPENYQQEILQF
- a CDS encoding DNA adenine methylase, whose protein sequence is MTKPFVKWVGGKTQLLPELTSRIPDRVSRYFEPFVGGGALFFHYSPEQSTLIDINEELTNTYKVIKYQIEELIADLHQHIYEKDYYYQIRNVDRQLDEYKSWSDVQRASRLIYLNKTCFNGLYRVNSKGEFNTPIGKYKNPKIVDEVNLRACSQALASTEIITGSFLEVEAKIGEDDFVYFDPPYAPLNATSNFTGYSLQGFDAQMQLSLRDLCDRLDDLGVRFMVSNSNTPLILDLYKDYKIELVYAARAINSQANKRGKIPEVIVSNY